One genomic segment of Danio aesculapii chromosome 15, fDanAes4.1, whole genome shotgun sequence includes these proteins:
- the il12a gene encoding LOW QUALITY PROTEIN: interleukin-12 subunit alpha (The sequence of the model RefSeq protein was modified relative to this genomic sequence to represent the inferred CDS: deleted 1 base in 1 codon), with amino-acid sequence MCVCAGIVISMGLALALCSPVPLPDSQECVCSSAARSLLSALTHIMEKEGKMMDQDLFAGFNCTDLEAQMIPHTHTSSVCQPAISANSSCSGHRSSNFSEVECVKNIRGDLRYYDLLLNSYRPSTQELSPVMMANTQLINCLNQKCESAEGVFPQWRVWRGSSFDDRVSLCKTLKGFTSAPSPSTERWPTSPPESTGNDVTHYTTA; translated from the exons atgtgtgtgtgtgcaggtattGTGATTAGCATGGGCCTGGCTCTGGCTCTGTGTTCTCCAGTTCCTCTTCCAGACTCTCAGGAGTGTGTGTGCAGTTCTGCGGCCAGATCTCTGCTCAGCGCGCTCACACACATCATGGAGAAG GAGGGAAAGATGATGGATCAGGACTTGTTTGCTGGTTTTAACTGCACTGATCTGGAAGCTCAGATgattcctcacacacacacgtcctCCGTCTGCCAGCCGGCCATCAGCGCT AACTCGTCCTGCTCGGGCCACAGAAGCTCTAACTTCAGcgaa GTGGAGTGTGTGAAGAACATCAGAGGTGATCTGCGCTATTATGATCTGCTGCTGAACTCCTACAGGCCCAGCACACAAGAGCTGAGTCCTGTCATGATGGCCAACACACAGCTCATCAAT TGCTTGAATCAGAAGTGTGAGTCTGCTGAAGGAGTGTTTCCTCAG tggcgCGTCTGGAGGGGCTCTTCGTTTGACGACCGAGTGTCTCTGTGTAAAACACTGAAGGGTTTC ACATCCGCTCCATCACCGTCAACAGAGCGCTGGCCTACATCGCCTCCGGAGAGCACAGGAAATGATGTCACTCACTACACCACCGCATGA